From one Candidatus Methanoplasma termitum genomic stretch:
- a CDS encoding aminotransferase class I/II-fold pyridoxal phosphate-dependent enzyme, whose translation MQKMKASSRAMSMDYAIREVTVPAAAAAKRGMKLYNFNIGDPNKWDFETPEYFKSTLRRAVDCIDNGYGDSQGEMSLRKAIVDREYEKHGARIDADRVYITSGVSEGINVLMATLLEPGDEVLLPGPGYPSYAQYIRFYGGKVVPYRQIEEEDWRLDVDMVRKRITNKTRAIVVINPNNPTSAVYSEKTIREMGDIAAEYGIPLISDEIYDKLMFEGKYFSASQLPSDVPRVIFNGFSKVNLMPGWREGYCYFMYEDDFMDDIREGMMKQLRTRICPNVPCQEAARVSLQGPQDYIVDMNKRLKERGDYSYKRLNEIPGITTNKAKGAFYMFPKVELYDWKTDKDFVIDLINEEGVVFVHGSGFDSEFGGGHFRTILLPPMNIIEEAYDKLEKFMIRHSR comes from the coding sequence ATGCAGAAGATGAAAGCTTCAAGCAGGGCAATGAGCATGGACTACGCGATACGCGAGGTAACAGTTCCAGCCGCAGCAGCTGCAAAGAGGGGTATGAAGCTTTACAACTTCAACATCGGAGACCCGAACAAATGGGACTTCGAGACACCGGAATACTTCAAATCAACGCTCAGGCGCGCTGTGGACTGCATCGATAACGGATACGGCGACTCACAGGGAGAGATGTCTCTCAGAAAAGCGATAGTCGACCGAGAATACGAGAAACACGGTGCGAGAATAGATGCTGACCGAGTGTACATCACAAGCGGGGTCAGCGAGGGGATCAACGTCCTTATGGCGACGCTTCTCGAACCGGGGGATGAGGTTCTCCTTCCGGGTCCGGGATATCCCTCTTACGCCCAGTATATCCGCTTCTACGGCGGCAAGGTCGTACCGTACAGACAGATCGAAGAAGAGGATTGGAGATTGGACGTCGATATGGTCCGCAAAAGGATCACAAATAAGACCAGAGCGATCGTTGTCATCAACCCGAACAACCCTACTTCGGCCGTTTACAGTGAAAAGACCATCAGAGAGATGGGGGACATCGCAGCTGAATACGGGATACCGCTGATCTCCGATGAGATTTACGACAAACTGATGTTCGAGGGAAAATACTTCTCGGCGTCTCAGCTTCCGTCGGACGTTCCGAGGGTGATATTCAACGGATTCTCGAAAGTGAATCTGATGCCCGGCTGGAGGGAAGGTTACTGTTACTTCATGTATGAAGACGATTTCATGGATGATATCCGCGAGGGAATGATGAAACAGCTCCGCACAAGGATCTGTCCCAACGTCCCCTGCCAGGAGGCTGCGAGGGTATCCCTGCAAGGTCCTCAGGATTACATAGTGGACATGAACAAAAGACTGAAAGAAAGAGGGGATTACTCATACAAAAGATTGAACGAGATCCCGGGGATCACCACCAATAAAGCAAAGGGTGCTTTCTACATGTTCCCGAAGGTCGAGCTTTACGACTGGAAGACCGATAAGGATTTTGTGATCGACCTGATCAACGAAGAGGGAGTGGTCTTTGTTCACGGCTCAGGCTTCGACAGTGAGTTCGGAGGAGGTCATTTCAGAACTATTCTGTTACCGCCGATGAACATCATCGAAGAGGCGTACGACAAGCTCGAGAAGTTCATGATAAGGCACAGCAGATAA
- a CDS encoding Fic family protein codes for MTFLKISLIKKFTKNLHDFTLFDEARNADDSAPFIEFTLSALLDIVKIQEKHRDEHRDESVSGETLSVLKALEEKSPSRNEIFSEIGLKNDFRAFKRNIEPLTIKGYIEMTVPDKPSSKLQKYVLTKKGRELCK; via the coding sequence ATTACTTTCTTAAAAATATCACTAATAAAAAAATTTACAAAAAATTTACATGATTTTACGTTATTTGATGAAGCAAGAAATGCAGACGATTCTGCCCCATTCATAGAATTCACTCTGTCTGCGCTTCTCGATATTGTAAAAATACAGGAAAAGCACAGAGATGAGCACAGAGATGAGTCCGTTTCGGGAGAAACGCTATCTGTTCTGAAAGCTCTCGAAGAAAAAAGCCCGTCACGTAATGAGATCTTCTCAGAGATCGGTCTAAAGAACGACTTCAGGGCGTTCAAGCGCAACATCGAGCCCCTTACAATCAAAGGATACATTGAAATGACAGTCCCAGACAAACCGAGCAGCAAACTGCAAAAATACGTGCTGACAAAGAAAGGCAGAGAATTGTGCAAATAA
- a CDS encoding MoaD/ThiS family protein has translation MAAKITVLNKEYGVDPGTTICDAVRSIGFIPDAFVFMMNGRPVPMDTQIADGDVIKAVKVASGG, from the coding sequence GTGGCAGCAAAAATAACGGTCCTAAACAAAGAGTACGGCGTAGATCCCGGAACAACCATCTGCGACGCGGTACGTTCAATCGGCTTTATTCCGGACGCGTTCGTCTTTATGATGAACGGGAGACCTGTCCCGATGGATACTCAGATCGCAGACGGGGACGTGATCAAAGCGGTCAAGGTCGCATCAGGCGGATGA
- a CDS encoding 3'-5' exonuclease, translating into MNIEDYFKAADEIYVIDTETTGLGGGPRDLVVDIGICSVDLEKGLVKDVYSSVVGYDITDWGDHRTKAWIFENTDLTLDAVAAARPFSNVKKDVIDLLRGKTVTSYNVPFDMDSFLFREPWCLRGIFNVCTDIMKAATDVCKLPSEFYGVSYRFPKLDYAYRTIASGDPAGVGDKQCHRAMSDAKMASYIMIEMYKSGNYRP; encoded by the coding sequence GTGAATATTGAGGATTACTTCAAGGCTGCTGATGAGATCTACGTAATTGATACCGAGACAACAGGCCTTGGCGGCGGACCTAGAGACCTTGTCGTGGATATAGGTATTTGCTCGGTCGATCTCGAAAAAGGTCTTGTTAAAGACGTATATTCCTCAGTTGTGGGTTATGACATTACAGATTGGGGAGACCACAGAACAAAGGCCTGGATCTTCGAAAATACAGATCTGACCTTGGATGCTGTTGCGGCAGCAAGACCCTTCTCCAATGTGAAAAAGGATGTTATCGATCTGCTCAGAGGAAAGACTGTTACTTCATACAACGTACCCTTCGACATGGATAGTTTCCTTTTCAGAGAGCCGTGGTGTCTGAGGGGGATATTCAACGTCTGCACGGACATAATGAAAGCTGCCACGGATGTCTGTAAACTCCCCAGCGAGTTCTACGGAGTGAGCTACAGGTTCCCTAAGCTTGACTACGCTTACAGAACGATTGCAAGCGGCGACCCCGCCGGTGTAGGCGACAAACAATGCCACCGTGCTATGTCGGATGCCAAAATGGCATCATATATTATGATAGAGATGTACAAGTCCGGGAACTATCGTCCCTGA
- the rmuC gene encoding DNA recombination protein RmuC, with translation MDASIVVILALLCVLVVVNIFISVRKRNETNISPRLENRLASMESSFEKFDPMIRSEFVRNREENNRAARENREEQSIQQEKMRQAIDLQLKEIRAENEKKLEEMRKTVDENLKETVEKRFNESFKLISERLEQVHKGLGEMKQLASGVDDLRKVLINVKTKGNLGEIQLGSILEQIMSFNQFEAQKAVKEGSQERVDYVIKLPDKNSSDRTLLLPIDSKFPTEDYQRLLDAIEARIPDNEMRSVSNSFEASVKKCAKDIHDKYINPPVTTDFAIMFVPTEGLYAEIVRRTELFETLQRSFKVTVVGPTNLAAFLSSLQMGFRTLAIERRSNEVWEILGVVKTEFRKFGDVVDNIKKKIDSAAKEIDSVGTRTRAIERSLKSVSETQSEKQPLITGYISDDPAD, from the coding sequence ATGGATGCATCGATCGTTGTGATATTGGCTTTGCTGTGTGTATTGGTAGTTGTCAACATCTTCATCAGCGTTAGAAAAAGGAACGAGACCAACATATCGCCGAGGCTTGAGAACAGGCTTGCTTCAATGGAATCATCTTTTGAGAAATTCGATCCTATGATACGCAGCGAATTCGTTCGTAACAGAGAAGAGAACAACAGGGCCGCACGCGAGAACAGAGAGGAACAGAGCATACAACAGGAGAAGATGCGCCAGGCGATCGACCTTCAGCTCAAAGAGATCCGCGCAGAGAATGAAAAGAAGCTTGAAGAGATGAGGAAGACCGTAGACGAGAATCTGAAAGAGACTGTTGAAAAAAGGTTCAACGAGTCTTTCAAACTCATCAGCGAAAGGCTTGAGCAGGTGCATAAAGGCCTCGGGGAGATGAAGCAGCTTGCTTCAGGCGTAGATGATCTTAGGAAGGTACTCATCAATGTCAAGACCAAAGGCAATCTGGGTGAGATACAATTAGGCTCCATTCTTGAGCAAATAATGTCATTCAATCAATTCGAAGCACAAAAGGCGGTCAAAGAAGGGAGTCAGGAGCGCGTCGACTATGTGATAAAACTGCCTGACAAGAACAGTTCCGACAGGACATTGCTGCTTCCGATCGATTCCAAGTTCCCGACGGAGGACTACCAAAGGCTGCTTGATGCCATTGAGGCCCGCATACCGGATAATGAAATGAGGTCTGTGTCGAACAGCTTTGAGGCATCGGTCAAAAAATGCGCCAAGGACATCCACGATAAATACATCAACCCGCCCGTGACGACCGACTTTGCGATAATGTTCGTCCCGACAGAAGGTCTCTATGCCGAGATAGTACGCAGGACAGAGTTGTTCGAAACACTCCAGAGGTCGTTCAAGGTAACAGTGGTGGGACCCACGAACCTTGCTGCGTTCCTTTCGAGTCTGCAGATGGGATTCAGGACGCTTGCGATAGAACGCCGTTCCAACGAGGTCTGGGAGATATTGGGTGTGGTGAAGACCGAGTTCAGGAAGTTCGGGGACGTTGTCGATAACATAAAAAAGAAGATCGATTCAGCTGCGAAAGAGATCGATTCCGTCGGCACCCGTACAAGAGCGATAGAACGCAGCCTGAAGTCTGTCTCAGAAACACAGAGTGAGAAACAGCCGTTGATCACCGGTTATATCTCTGATGACCCAGCCGATTAA
- a CDS encoding HAD-IC family P-type ATPase, whose product MELRGLTDEEVKERISQGKVNKFESQVSRSYLDILAKNILTLFNLILFILGAALLYFNEPISAISAVGVILLNILIATVQEMRAKRRLDKIALLLRPTVHVLRNGEEIQIDPSKIVMDDIIPLSSGDQALVDGEVLYSASLEMDESLLTGESNSIRKRDGDEIHSGAFCITGSGHYKVTALGEDTFASKMLESAKKYKKKKTPLQRETTTITNILMITALVFVLIIAVRNTIVADGPKLMAMKAVVALDIVPIALFLLITITYMIAAVRMANSGVLLQNSNSVESMSHVDTVCMDKTGTITTNNLVYEGMEAFIDENEAENIIRVFASSTGSKNRTVKALEKEFGPKESTLMEEVPFSSDRKYSAVRVSSEGTAQTIFMGAWPSLKGHVKGADISDKVSEISRKGLRTVVICSGPDMQLFDGEEPIIPELKLVALIAIRDEVRHDCRKIIDEFQTNGMELKVISGDDPETINALFSLAEIPGERNIISGNELDSLSEDDIDDVVVRTNIFGRMKPEQKEMVINSLKKNGRYVAMVGDGVNDVRAIKSANVGVALQSGSGAARGVADMVLVDDRFSALPKAITEGKRTVTGMRDILRLYLTRNFVLAIVIGVFMLVIGKISMLPVQNTLYALASVSFAAFLMAIWAKPSSNKAMILPGVLRFSIPMAVIIAVFGFIVYFVFSHFTDNGTFDLGKSFYEGIYNSYGSSPMWNSFDDPYLGRTFLDHMMITYGSSPETFTEVTARNAMLTFLILSGIAQLFLIYPLFKFYSINGEVSRDLKPSILALLLFALVALVYNIPQVAVGLVSLVVFPPEYFLLIFGFVVLWFFVAVFLLKSRLMNRIADAAETGFEKTVDREQEREE is encoded by the coding sequence ATGGAACTGCGGGGACTCACTGATGAAGAGGTCAAAGAGAGGATATCCCAAGGAAAGGTCAATAAATTCGAATCGCAGGTGAGCAGAAGCTATCTGGACATCTTGGCGAAGAACATACTCACGCTTTTCAACCTGATATTGTTCATTCTCGGCGCAGCTCTTCTTTATTTCAACGAACCGATCAGCGCCATATCCGCAGTAGGTGTCATTCTACTCAACATTTTGATTGCTACAGTACAGGAAATGAGGGCAAAAAGAAGGCTGGACAAAATAGCTTTGCTCCTGAGACCCACCGTGCATGTTCTCAGAAACGGTGAGGAGATACAGATCGATCCGTCCAAGATAGTGATGGATGACATAATCCCTCTGTCATCGGGGGATCAGGCACTTGTCGACGGCGAAGTATTATACTCGGCATCGCTGGAGATGGACGAATCGTTGTTGACCGGGGAATCCAATTCTATAAGGAAGCGCGACGGAGACGAGATACATTCTGGCGCGTTCTGTATAACCGGAAGCGGTCACTATAAAGTAACGGCTCTGGGAGAGGACACCTTTGCATCAAAGATGCTGGAAAGCGCCAAGAAGTACAAAAAAAAGAAAACTCCTTTGCAGAGAGAAACAACGACCATCACGAACATACTGATGATCACCGCATTGGTTTTTGTGCTAATCATCGCGGTACGAAACACCATTGTTGCTGACGGACCTAAACTCATGGCAATGAAGGCGGTTGTTGCCCTCGACATTGTTCCGATCGCATTATTCCTTCTGATAACTATAACATACATGATCGCCGCCGTGAGGATGGCCAACAGCGGCGTGCTGCTGCAGAACTCGAACTCCGTTGAGTCGATGAGCCACGTAGACACAGTTTGTATGGACAAGACGGGGACGATAACCACAAATAATCTTGTTTACGAAGGAATGGAAGCCTTCATAGATGAAAATGAAGCTGAGAATATAATCCGGGTCTTCGCATCCTCTACGGGAAGCAAGAATCGCACGGTGAAGGCGTTGGAGAAAGAGTTCGGGCCGAAGGAATCCACCCTTATGGAAGAGGTCCCGTTCTCTTCAGATAGGAAATACAGTGCCGTAAGAGTATCATCGGAAGGAACAGCACAGACGATATTCATGGGGGCGTGGCCGTCGCTTAAGGGACATGTGAAGGGTGCCGACATTTCGGATAAGGTTTCGGAGATATCCAGAAAAGGATTGAGGACAGTGGTCATTTGCAGCGGCCCCGATATGCAATTATTTGACGGAGAAGAACCGATTATACCCGAACTCAAGCTTGTAGCATTGATCGCAATAAGGGATGAAGTAAGGCATGACTGCAGAAAGATCATAGATGAATTCCAGACGAACGGCATGGAACTCAAAGTTATATCCGGCGATGACCCGGAGACGATCAACGCACTGTTCTCTCTAGCGGAGATACCCGGAGAGAGGAACATCATTTCAGGCAATGAATTGGATTCTCTCTCCGAAGACGATATCGATGATGTTGTTGTAAGAACAAATATCTTCGGTAGGATGAAACCCGAGCAGAAAGAGATGGTCATTAACTCGCTAAAGAAGAACGGACGCTATGTTGCGATGGTCGGGGACGGGGTAAATGATGTCAGAGCGATCAAATCAGCTAATGTAGGCGTTGCATTGCAAAGCGGCAGCGGCGCAGCGAGAGGGGTCGCAGACATGGTCCTGGTGGACGACAGATTCTCTGCACTTCCGAAAGCAATTACCGAGGGAAAAAGGACGGTCACCGGAATGAGGGATATCCTTCGTCTGTATCTCACAAGGAACTTCGTGCTTGCAATTGTGATCGGGGTTTTCATGCTTGTAATAGGGAAGATCTCCATGCTGCCCGTACAGAATACGTTGTATGCGCTTGCATCCGTTTCTTTCGCCGCATTCCTGATGGCCATATGGGCGAAGCCGTCGAGCAACAAAGCTATGATATTGCCGGGGGTGCTGAGATTCTCGATACCGATGGCGGTGATAATCGCTGTGTTTGGGTTCATTGTGTATTTCGTTTTCTCACATTTCACAGATAACGGCACATTCGATCTCGGAAAGAGCTTCTACGAAGGGATCTATAACAGTTACGGAAGTTCCCCGATGTGGAACAGTTTTGACGATCCCTATCTGGGACGCACTTTTTTGGATCACATGATGATAACTTACGGCTCAAGCCCGGAAACATTTACTGAGGTGACAGCAAGGAATGCAATGCTTACTTTCCTTATTCTTTCGGGAATAGCTCAACTGTTCCTGATTTACCCCTTATTTAAGTTCTATTCCATCAACGGAGAGGTCTCCAGAGATCTCAAACCATCGATACTGGCACTGCTGCTTTTTGCCCTCGTTGCATTGGTGTATAACATACCGCAGGTCGCAGTAGGATTAGTATCGCTCGTTGTGTTCCCGCCGGAGTATTTCTTGTTGATCTTCGGGTTCGTTGTGTTATGGTTCTTCGTTGCGGTTTTCTTGTTGAAGAGCAGGCTGATGAACAGAATAGCAGATGCAGCCGAGACCGGATTCGAAAAGACTGTCGATCGGGAGCAAGAAAGAGAAGAATGA
- a CDS encoding cobyric acid synthase, producing the protein MKKVIFLGTSSGAGKTTVTALYCRYLKREGISVAPFKASNLALNSFVTKNGNEIGTGQAFQAWVSGIEPTSEMNPVLLKPCGNGIMQLVVNGRIQGSISDKEPMDRKAVMKSACEAFDRLSEKYDAVVCEGSGSPAELNLMERDIANIGMMRERNIPAILIGDIERGGVFAALYGTWLLMPEDVRPLLKGFIINRFRGDPTILDSAIQKIKELTGMEFIGTIPYVDLKFPEEDSLSNSGGRLEGPNLVDAFIANADSLLETSEEYGLDLKKIDDISSA; encoded by the coding sequence ATGAAGAAAGTGATCTTCCTGGGTACTTCTTCCGGTGCCGGGAAAACAACTGTCACCGCATTATACTGCAGATATCTGAAAAGAGAAGGCATCAGCGTCGCACCGTTCAAGGCCTCCAACCTTGCTTTGAACTCATTCGTCACTAAAAATGGGAATGAGATAGGTACCGGGCAGGCTTTCCAGGCATGGGTGTCTGGAATAGAGCCAACAAGCGAAATGAACCCGGTGCTGCTGAAACCATGCGGGAACGGGATAATGCAGCTGGTCGTGAACGGCAGAATTCAAGGCAGCATCTCTGACAAAGAACCGATGGATAGGAAAGCGGTGATGAAGAGTGCCTGCGAAGCCTTTGACAGACTGTCTGAAAAATACGACGCTGTCGTCTGCGAAGGCTCCGGATCGCCGGCCGAATTGAACCTTATGGAGAGAGATATCGCCAACATCGGAATGATGAGAGAGCGCAACATACCGGCCATCTTGATAGGAGATATCGAAAGGGGCGGCGTGTTCGCCGCTTTGTACGGGACCTGGCTGCTTATGCCCGAGGATGTCCGTCCCTTGCTGAAGGGATTCATCATCAACAGGTTCAGGGGGGATCCGACGATACTTGATAGCGCCATTCAAAAAATAAAAGAACTGACAGGAATGGAATTCATAGGAACCATTCCTTATGTGGACCTTAAATTCCCGGAGGAAGACTCCCTTTCGAATAGCGGAGGGAGGCTTGAGGGCCCTAACCTTGTGGATGCTTTCATTGCCAACGCAGACAGTTTGTTAGAGACATCCGAGGAATACGGGCTCGATCTGAAGAAGATAGATGATATCTCATCCGCCTGA
- a CDS encoding cobyric acid synthase: MDNITKKVKEEIDCGWIGSNELCPYHPCHFTGQDCTFCFCPFYPCRDADLGQNIISKRGSEIWDCSPCLFIHRPAVAKFVMSEIKRMGITDPKDPRIKDIFPAAKARFYKEGRSIMFLGATSDAGKSITVAAVCRILHRKGYIVTPFKSQNMSLNSKVTRKGHEIAMIQTLQSEAAGLKNPDAHMNPILMKPKGDMMSQVIVEGEPYGDYNVTDYYEKFVPGPGVEIVKRNIGFLKKHYDFVVMEGAGSPAEINIYNRDIANMGAARIADAPCILVVNVEWGGSFAYAVGTVELLPEEDRKRIKGIILNNIRGDISKMESGARELERIIGIPVIGLIPHAELELPHEDSEAFRGVKSRGTGKMKIAVIKLPRISNFTDLDPLYVEDTMVTFVTDPEDLEGTDAIIIPGTKNTINDLKWMKEKGLDKAIVKLKGKVPILGICGGYQMMSRSLEDPNGIEDRPAGTTKGLGLFNNIARWNEYKKVTILDEGVLIRTGEPITGFEIHMGISETHEEPLFRMERISGEELEGSFREKEMLFGTYLHGILEKPAFRRFFLSFVKGGKEILSRTEPKDYDDLIEENLEKLANVFERNLDMGKLMEILGEEQ; encoded by the coding sequence ATGGACAACATAACAAAAAAAGTGAAAGAAGAGATCGACTGCGGGTGGATAGGCTCGAACGAGCTTTGTCCATACCATCCCTGCCATTTCACCGGCCAGGACTGCACGTTCTGCTTCTGCCCATTCTATCCCTGCCGCGATGCGGACCTCGGCCAGAATATAATTTCCAAGAGAGGTTCCGAAATTTGGGACTGCTCCCCGTGTCTGTTCATACATCGTCCCGCGGTGGCGAAGTTCGTTATGTCAGAAATAAAAAGAATGGGCATTACCGATCCAAAGGATCCGAGGATCAAGGACATATTCCCTGCCGCTAAAGCAAGATTCTACAAAGAAGGAAGATCGATCATGTTCCTCGGCGCAACATCGGATGCGGGGAAATCGATCACTGTCGCAGCCGTCTGCAGGATCCTCCACAGAAAAGGGTACATCGTAACTCCTTTCAAATCCCAAAATATGAGTTTGAACTCCAAGGTAACTAGGAAAGGACATGAAATCGCAATGATCCAGACCTTGCAGAGCGAGGCCGCGGGCCTAAAGAATCCCGATGCACATATGAACCCCATACTCATGAAACCGAAAGGCGACATGATGTCCCAGGTTATCGTTGAAGGTGAGCCCTACGGCGACTATAACGTCACAGATTACTACGAGAAGTTCGTACCCGGCCCCGGCGTTGAGATCGTAAAAAGGAACATTGGTTTCCTGAAGAAACATTATGACTTTGTTGTAATGGAAGGTGCCGGCTCTCCGGCTGAGATCAACATCTACAACAGAGATATCGCGAACATGGGCGCCGCAAGAATCGCCGACGCTCCATGCATACTCGTTGTGAACGTTGAGTGGGGAGGCTCCTTTGCATATGCAGTCGGCACTGTGGAACTTCTCCCCGAAGAAGACAGGAAGAGGATCAAAGGGATAATACTCAACAACATCCGCGGGGACATCTCGAAAATGGAATCCGGGGCAAGGGAATTAGAGAGGATCATAGGCATCCCGGTCATAGGTCTTATTCCGCATGCGGAACTGGAGCTCCCTCACGAGGACTCCGAAGCGTTCAGGGGTGTAAAGAGCAGAGGCACGGGGAAGATGAAGATAGCTGTCATCAAGCTCCCCAGAATATCGAACTTCACAGATCTTGATCCTCTTTATGTAGAGGATACAATGGTCACATTCGTGACCGACCCCGAAGATCTGGAAGGCACGGATGCTATAATCATACCCGGGACAAAGAACACGATCAACGACCTGAAATGGATGAAAGAAAAAGGTCTCGACAAAGCGATCGTCAAACTTAAGGGAAAGGTTCCGATACTCGGAATATGCGGAGGATACCAGATGATGAGCAGATCGCTGGAAGATCCTAATGGTATCGAAGACAGACCGGCGGGAACGACAAAGGGGTTGGGTCTCTTCAACAATATAGCCAGATGGAATGAATACAAAAAGGTGACGATCCTTGACGAGGGGGTTCTCATCCGAACTGGGGAACCGATCACAGGCTTCGAGATACATATGGGGATCAGCGAAACGCATGAAGAGCCGCTGTTCAGGATGGAGCGCATATCCGGAGAAGAGCTTGAAGGTTCGTTCAGAGAGAAAGAGATGTTGTTCGGAACATATCTTCACGGAATTTTAGAAAAGCCGGCGTTCAGAAGATTCTTCCTTTCGTTCGTGAAGGGAGGAAAAGAGATACTCTCAAGAACGGAACCGAAAGACTATGACGACCTGATAGAAGAGAACTTAGAGAAATTGGCAAATGTTTTCGAGAGGAACCTCGATATGGGAAAACTAATGGAAATACTGGGGGAGGAACAATGA